The following coding sequences lie in one Corticium candelabrum chromosome 10, ooCorCand1.1, whole genome shotgun sequence genomic window:
- the LOC134185401 gene encoding 52 kDa repressor of the inhibitor of the protein kinase-like, which yields MKRRSKDQLTISALFEAARKRSRGGDPTQESVDSERASSHSINLELNPMTSEAYETADLSIEVTGSGGSGDHVSDRVEVLAFVNGDERDPAEACRAIRNDVGELVDPNKLQDDTKLSLLLGHFVPDSHFPFPPRQEKKSGRDTKRYFQLQWLEKYNWLVYSPSQNGGYCLPCALFSTDQSTGQLCKQAMVKFTKASETLRKHDQQECHKVCCTRASHFIATRRHGQANILQLVVDQGSKQKQENIAKLCALIKTVEFCGRQNISLRGHREKGFTWDPNEQLACNPGNFLALLRFRVDAGDEHLLRDFHMSQSARGLRASYLSPTIQNELIECCGKVIQEDRLRDVRKAPFFSVCADESADASNQEQLPLVLRFVDESGLIREELAEFLCCSDGTTGLALANLLLTTMTEMGLQPKEKLRGQGYDGAGNMAGPLQGCASRVTAECPKALYLHCSAHCLNLCIIRLSKLPFIQSMWSSLLDVNIFFKYSPKRAHAMAEIVHEWRQGEGGDSKKKLVDLCKTRWVARHEALVVFAELYPAVLTTLETISRNRGGTVTWNATSSSSATSLHNNLTQFRFLATFVITSKLMAAIQSLTSSLQEKATDVAKAYKHVARVISVLQDMRDNINDRHGEWWTDVQALCLKTGVQESLPRYCSRQTYRGNIPAQTPVDYYRLNVSIPLLDDIISQMNIRFGNLQQLAMKGMSFMPTILLRDASAKADILEFGKAYQSDFPTASPNLDALSAEIDLWIAILKSLPISEHPATVAEALRLAMGNPLIPTVSRLLRLVCTWPVTSYISPGIHVADPIQRTCHAACPLQQEVVTLGRDPLIFCQEPEKDYSPKLWRAILRQ from the exons ATGAAGAGGCGTTCTAAAGACCAACTGACCATCAGTGCTCTCTTTGAAGCTGCTAGAAAGAGATCTCGAGGCGGGGACCCCACTCAAGAGAGTGTAGATTCTGAGCGGGCATCGTCGCATTCCATCAATTTGGAACTGAACCCAATGACAAGTGAAGCATATGAAACTGCAGACCTCAGTATAGAAGTCACTGGATCTGGTGGCAGCGGGGATCATGTAAGCGATCGTGTTGAAGTGCTTGCATTTGTCAATGGGGATGAACGTGATCCTGCTGAAGCCTGCAGAGCGATTA GAAACGATGTTGGAGAACTGGTAGATCCAAACAAACTGCAGGATGATACAAAGCTCTCCTTGCTGTTGGGTCATTTTGTTCCAGACAGCCACTTTCCGTTTCCTCCTCGGCAAGAGAAGAAGAGTGGGCGAGATACCAAGCGCTATTTTCAATTACAATGGCTTGAAAAGTATAACTGGCTAGTTTATTCTCCAAGCCAAAATGGTGGATATTGTCTACCTTGTGCACTTTTCAGCACTGATCAATCAACAGGCCAGCTCTGCAAACAAGCAATGGTAAAGTTCACCAAAGCGTCTGAGACCCTTAGAAAGCATGACCAACAGGAATGTCATAAGGTCTGCTGTACCAGGGCCAGCCATTTCATTGCAACCAGGAGACATGGTCAGGCAAATATTCTTCAGCTTGTCGTAGACCAAGGgagtaagcaaaaacaggAAAATATAGCCAAGCTTTGTGCCTTGATCAAGACTGTAGAGTTTTGTGGACGCCAGAACATTTCTTTGCGTGGCCACAGAGAGAAAGGATTTACTTGGGACCCCAACGAACAGTTAGCATGTAATCCTGGAAACTTTCTAGCTCTATTGCGTTTTCGTGTGGACGCAGGTGATGAACACTTGTTGAGGGACTTCCATATGTCTCAGTCTGCTCGAGGACTACGTGCGTCTTACCTGAGCCCAACAATACAGAACGAGTTGATTGAGTGCTGTGGGAAGGTTATACAAGAAGACAGATTGAGAGATGTCAGAAAAGCACCATTTTTCTCAGTGTGTGCAGACGAATCTGCTGATGCCAGCAACCAAGAACAGTTGCCCCTGGTTCTTCGTTTCGTCGATGAGTCTGGACTCATTCGTGAAGAGTTGGCTGAATTTCTCTGTTGCTCTGATGGCACCACCGGGCTAGCTTTAGCTAATCTGCTACTGACCACAATGACGGAAATGGGCTTGCAGCCAAAAGAGAAGCTTCGTGGACAAGGCTACGACGGTGCAGGGAATATGGCTGGACCTTTGCAGGGTTGTGCAAGCAGAGTAACTGCAGAATGCCCAAAAGCGCTGTACCTCCATTGCAGTGCACATTGTCTCAACCTGTGTATAATAAGGCTAAGCAAACTGCCTTTCATCCAGTCTATGTGGTCATCATTGTTAGACGTCAACATCTTTTTCAAATATTCACCAAAGCGTGCTCATGCTATGGCTGAGATAGTTCATGAATGGCGTCAAGGAGAGGGTGGCGACTCAAAGAAAAAGTTGGTTGATTTGTGCAAAACAAGGTGGGTAGCGCGACATGAAGCCCTTGTCGTGTTTGCTGAGCTTTATCCAGCTGTTTTAACGACGTTGGAGACAATCAGCAGAAACAGGGGTGGAACAGTTACATGGAACGCTACTAGCTCCTCCTCTGCTACATCTCTCCACAATAACCTAACCCAGTTCCgatttcttgcaacatttgTGATAACATCAAAATTGATGGCTGCAATTCAAAGCCTAACATCAAGTCTCCAAGAGAAAGCCACAGATGTTGCAAAGGCTTACAAACACGTCGCTAGAGTCATCTCCGTTCTTCAAGATATGCGGGACAACATCAACGACAGGCATGGTGAATGGTGGACAGACGTTCAGGCTTTGTGTCTGAAGACTGGAGTGCAAGAGAGTCTCCCAAGATATTGCAGTAGGCAGACGTACCGTGGGAACATTCCAGCGCAAACGCCAGTTGACTACTATCGCCTGAACGTGAGTATACCGCTACTAGATGACATTATTTCGCAAATGAATATCCGGTTTGGAAACCTTCAACAACTAGCTATGAAAGGAATGTCATTTATGCCGACGATTTTGCTACGTGATGCTTCAGCCAAAGCAGATATTCTTGAATTTGGAAAGGCATATCAAAGTGATTTTCCTACTGCGAGTCCGAACTTGGATGCGCTGTCTGCAGAAATTGACTTGTGGATTGCCATACTGAAATCACTGCCCATTTCAGAGCACCCCGCTACTGTAGCAGAAGCGTTGCGTTTGGCAATGGGTAATCCACTAATTCCAACTGTGTCGAGGCTATTGCGCCTTGTCTGCACCTGGCCTGTGACGTCCT ACATCTCTCCGGGCATCCATGTCGCAGATCCGATTCAACGGACTTGTCATGCTGCATGTCCATTAcaacaggaagttgtcacacttGGACGTGATCCGCTTATTTTCTGCCAGGAACCCGAGAAAGATTATTCTCCCAAACTTTGGAGAGCCATACTCAGACAGTGA